The following coding sequences are from one bacterium window:
- a CDS encoding phosphoribosyltransferase, with protein sequence MVEVEDINEIFAKITERYQDPVPIGGRCESFTYYRTEDLSDDDLNTCAEYVAQRLESVVSPNEVDLFLKLPGGYSFFAERLCAVYSERLPGHKLVPIEQYLESKIGNGLGTTYRGKNAVLVTDVITTARSSLEAHTKATLRGIPVLCWATLIDRTFGPGPVPVVSAFTGDSVRLLTKG encoded by the coding sequence ATGGTGGAAGTCGAAGATATAAATGAGATATTTGCAAAGATCACCGAACGCTATCAAGACCCAGTCCCTATTGGAGGAAGGTGTGAAAGCTTTACCTACTATCGCACTGAGGATCTCTCTGATGATGACCTTAATACCTGCGCTGAATATGTCGCTCAACGCCTAGAGAGCGTTGTATCGCCAAATGAAGTCGATTTATTTCTGAAGCTCCCAGGAGGATATAGCTTTTTTGCTGAACGTCTCTGCGCAGTGTACTCAGAAAGATTGCCAGGCCATAAACTGGTGCCGATAGAACAGTACCTTGAAAGTAAAATCGGAAACGGACTTGGCACCACCTACAGAGGGAAAAATGCGGTACTGGTAACAGATGTAATTACTACTGCTCGCTCAAGCCTCGAAGCACACACGAAAGCGACCCTCCGAGGAATTCCCGTTCTCTGCTGGGCGACTCTTATCGACAGAACATTTGGACCAGGTCCAGTGCCAGTGGTATCAGCCTTCACCGGAGATTCTGTCCGTTTACTCACCAAAGGATAG
- a CDS encoding flavodoxin-dependent (E)-4-hydroxy-3-methylbut-2-enyl-diphosphate synthase — translation MQNTGSHTDTREVAIGSVVIGGGQPIVVQSMAATKTQDLDATAEQIAMLEEAGAGLIRVAVDSKKDVEALRSLRQSTSANLVVDLQENYRLAEKVAPFVQKLRYNPGHLHHHQREVAVKDKVKFLVDQAGENDCALRIGVNFGSLDPSLKAQDENPMEVALRSADEHISYMEELNFTRFVVSLKSSDPNAVIQINKLFHVRHPKVPIHLGVTEAGMLPLGEIKSRIAFENLIPFGIGNTIRVSLTLPFKEKYREIEVGKKILADISEGRFRSVPRFEHAGLNIISCPSCSRVENEAFIELAQKIREVTDFASQEDITIAVMGCRVNGPGETDEADIGLWCAPNHVNLKKGTELVGAFGYDEVIPRVLQEIECMIEERSASKS, via the coding sequence ATGCAGAACACAGGAAGTCATACAGACACAAGAGAAGTGGCGATCGGCTCCGTAGTCATAGGAGGCGGGCAGCCGATAGTCGTCCAATCGATGGCGGCAACAAAGACTCAAGACCTTGACGCTACAGCGGAACAGATTGCGATGTTGGAAGAGGCTGGAGCAGGACTGATAAGAGTCGCAGTTGACAGCAAGAAGGACGTGGAAGCTTTGCGTTCCTTGAGACAATCAACCTCCGCTAACCTAGTAGTAGATCTACAAGAGAACTATCGTCTTGCCGAGAAGGTGGCCCCATTCGTTCAGAAGCTACGGTACAATCCGGGCCATTTACATCATCACCAGCGAGAAGTCGCGGTAAAAGATAAAGTTAAGTTTCTCGTTGATCAAGCGGGAGAAAACGACTGTGCATTGAGAATAGGAGTGAATTTCGGATCGTTAGATCCCTCTCTTAAGGCGCAGGATGAGAACCCCATGGAAGTGGCTCTGCGATCAGCAGATGAGCATATCTCATATATGGAAGAGCTAAACTTCACTCGATTCGTTGTTTCATTAAAAAGCTCAGATCCTAATGCGGTAATACAAATAAACAAGTTATTCCATGTTCGGCACCCGAAAGTCCCTATCCATCTTGGTGTGACAGAGGCTGGGATGCTTCCTCTAGGGGAAATTAAGTCAAGAATTGCTTTTGAAAATCTGATCCCCTTTGGTATTGGCAACACGATTAGAGTCTCGTTAACTTTACCATTCAAGGAAAAATACAGGGAAATTGAGGTAGGAAAAAAGATTCTTGCCGACATATCGGAAGGTCGATTTCGTTCCGTACCTCGCTTCGAACATGCGGGATTAAATATCATCTCGTGTCCATCATGCTCCCGGGTTGAGAACGAAGCCTTTATTGAGCTAGCTCAGAAGATACGAGAAGTTACGGATTTCGCATCACAGGAAGACATTACTATTGCAGTAATGGGGTGTCGGGTGAATGGGCCTGGTGAGACTGATGAAGCGGACATTGGACTGTGGTGCGCTCCTAACCATGTGAATCTTAAAAAGGGGACGGAGTTGGTAGGAGCCTTTGGGTACGATGAAGTGATCCCTCGAGTTCTTCAAGAGATAGAATGTATGATAGAGGAACGGAGCGCGAGTAAATCTTAA
- a CDS encoding M23 family metallopeptidase — MKLMYSHHVIVSSLFLKRAYLSEISKFYFIAILLLCFTNTAVSESHDIESLLQSFKDRGTTVYPLVGTRISSRFGMRTHPVIQEKRHHHGLDLAVPVEAPIRAIRTGRVVFADEFGAYGNLVVIQHEDDITSHYGHLHSIQVSPGEQVSTGQLIGAAGKTGRVTGPHLHLEIRHEGKPLDPLLLFPHIAHKGLG, encoded by the coding sequence ATGAAGCTGATGTACTCTCACCACGTCATCGTTAGCAGCCTCTTTCTGAAAAGAGCTTATCTCAGTGAAATTTCGAAATTCTACTTCATTGCCATCCTCCTCTTATGCTTCACAAACACAGCAGTCAGTGAATCTCATGACATAGAAAGTCTTCTTCAGTCATTCAAAGATCGTGGCACCACGGTGTATCCTCTCGTAGGCACCCGCATCTCAAGTCGTTTTGGAATGCGAACTCATCCTGTAATTCAAGAAAAGAGGCATCATCATGGACTTGATCTGGCGGTGCCTGTAGAAGCGCCGATTCGAGCAATTCGAACAGGAAGAGTTGTATTTGCTGATGAGTTCGGAGCCTATGGAAATCTTGTTGTTATCCAGCATGAAGATGATATTACGAGTCACTATGGCCATTTACATTCAATTCAGGTTTCTCCTGGCGAACAGGTTTCGACTGGTCAACTGATAGGTGCTGCAGGAAAAACAGGAAGAGTAACAGGGCCGCATCTCCATCTTGAGATACGTCATGAGGGCAAGCCTCTCGATCCTCTTTTACTGTTTCCCCACATTGCTCATAAGGGTTTAGGTTAA
- a CDS encoding PH domain-containing protein — MKAESDAIHITKTWRSEVITVVVFIVMSILAVTLTRIFPWSIIDGELFQIGETSYRMALPLFWLIPLITIGSAIFRIYNVRYTINQRGIEFEKGLLELRIKLTRVWFEDIRTVQKNQTIIERFLDIGSIHVGTAATGTLEITLKGIAAPEEVLEMIQRERDNRQKTAQTSSNSSQH; from the coding sequence GTGAAGGCAGAAAGCGATGCAATTCATATTACAAAAACTTGGCGCTCTGAGGTCATTACTGTTGTAGTATTCATCGTTATGTCTATCCTCGCTGTTACGCTGACCAGGATATTCCCCTGGTCTATCATTGACGGCGAGCTGTTTCAGATTGGAGAGACCTCTTATCGCATGGCTCTGCCACTTTTCTGGTTAATCCCCCTGATTACCATCGGTTCTGCAATCTTTCGGATATACAACGTGAGATACACCATTAACCAAAGAGGAATAGAGTTTGAGAAGGGTCTCCTAGAACTACGAATAAAACTTACAAGGGTATGGTTTGAAGACATACGAACCGTACAGAAAAATCAGACAATTATTGAGAGATTTCTGGATATTGGGAGCATCCATGTGGGTACAGCTGCTACTGGAACCCTAGAAATAACTCTTAAAGGGATAGCAGCACCTGAAGAAGTGCTCGAAATGATTCAACGAGAGAGAGATAATCGACAAAAAACAGCACAAACCTCATCAAACTCCTCACAACATTAG